One genomic window of Trichlorobacter lovleyi includes the following:
- the lptF gene encoding LPS export ABC transporter permease LptF, whose protein sequence is MNHRIINRYLMREIVGIFALGLTIFTLVLLMGRMVKLMEMVVANGVPLAEVLRLILLLLPSFLVLTIPMAFLLAVLLAFGRLSSDNEITVLKACGLSLGALLPPVLLTAAAAALLTLFISVVAVPWGNTGFKQMTMDVARKYAASAIRERIFRDDLPGIVLYVDQYDEARRTMQRVMIQDSRDPERPLTIFAKSGLVSSDEVNGVLRILLKNGSIHTQHKNDYRLVSFGEYLLTAESGRSTPPVRTELDLGIGELQRGSHSPQLAPQARLKMATELHSRFAFPCATFVFAILALPLGLSNRRSGKGSGFTISILILLIYYVLLSFLRTLAEKGGIPPALAVWLPNLLFLAIGLLLLWLASQEMTLKAALGRLFRSGRAA, encoded by the coding sequence ATGAACCATCGCATTATCAACCGCTATCTGATGCGCGAAATCGTCGGCATCTTCGCACTTGGTCTGACCATCTTTACGCTGGTGCTGCTGATGGGGCGGATGGTCAAGCTGATGGAGATGGTGGTGGCAAACGGGGTTCCCCTTGCCGAAGTCCTGCGCCTGATTCTCCTGCTGTTACCCTCCTTTCTGGTCCTGACCATTCCGATGGCCTTTCTGCTGGCGGTCCTGCTGGCCTTTGGCCGGCTCTCCAGTGATAACGAGATTACAGTCCTGAAGGCCTGCGGCCTCAGCCTTGGCGCCCTGCTGCCGCCGGTCCTGCTGACAGCCGCTGCTGCTGCGCTGCTGACCCTCTTTATCAGCGTGGTGGCGGTACCCTGGGGCAATACCGGTTTCAAGCAGATGACCATGGATGTGGCCCGCAAATACGCCGCCTCGGCCATTCGTGAGCGGATCTTCCGCGACGACCTGCCCGGCATCGTACTCTACGTGGATCAGTACGATGAGGCCCGGCGTACCATGCAGCGGGTCATGATCCAGGACAGCCGCGATCCTGAACGTCCCTTGACCATCTTTGCCAAGAGCGGTCTGGTCTCCTCCGATGAGGTCAACGGCGTGCTGCGGATCCTGCTCAAAAACGGCAGCATCCACACCCAGCACAAGAACGATTACCGCCTGGTCTCCTTTGGCGAATACCTGCTGACTGCCGAATCCGGGCGCAGCACGCCGCCGGTCAGGACGGAACTGGATCTCGGGATCGGTGAGCTGCAGCGCGGGAGCCACTCACCGCAGCTGGCGCCCCAGGCCCGGCTCAAGATGGCCACTGAACTGCACAGCCGCTTTGCGTTCCCCTGCGCCACCTTTGTCTTTGCGATTCTGGCCCTGCCGCTGGGGCTTTCCAACCGCCGTTCCGGCAAAGGCTCCGGCTTTACCATCAGCATCCTGATCCTGCTGATCTACTATGTCCTGCTCTCCTTTCTGCGTACCCTGGCCGAAAAGGGGGGCATCCCGCCGGCTCTGGCGGTTTGGCTGCCCAACCTGCTCTTCCTGGCCATCGGACTGCTGCTGCTGTGGCTGGCCTCGCAGGAAATGACGCTCAAAGCGGCCCTGGGCCGCCTCTTCAGATCCGGGAGGGCTGCCTGA
- the lptG gene encoding LPS export ABC transporter permease LptG, which yields MFGIVGRYLAGTWLRLFLLCQGGFLAVYLILDFMEKLGRFSKAGASLSAILQFFLFKIPEMLGQTMPFAVLMATLLALGMLSRSSELTALRSCGLSIPRIVLPILMLGLLCSLVLLVNSEFVVPKSYQQMEHIEKVVIKKQSVNTFFRLNNIWFRSNNLILQAKVFEPLTRTLKGVTVWELSADMQPVRRMDAEQALYGSGGWELLQVRTRSFAGQGGVVASARLSVPLTLKVDDLRILDNNADNFSFRKLREYAVSLEKGGYPAGRYRTMMHAKLALPFGAFVMVVLGIPFALKTGRTSGVAMGIGAGVAIGFAYFIINAAVQSYGRSGVLPPFVAAWGANLIFVLSGIWLSMTVKQQ from the coding sequence ATGTTTGGTATTGTCGGACGCTATCTGGCTGGCACCTGGTTGCGGCTCTTCCTGCTCTGTCAGGGCGGTTTTCTGGCGGTCTACCTGATCCTGGACTTCATGGAGAAACTGGGCCGTTTCAGCAAGGCCGGCGCCTCCCTCAGCGCCATCCTGCAGTTCTTCCTGTTCAAGATCCCCGAGATGCTGGGCCAGACCATGCCGTTTGCCGTGCTGATGGCCACCCTGCTGGCCCTGGGGATGCTTTCCCGCAGCAGTGAACTGACCGCCCTGCGCAGCTGCGGCCTCAGTATCCCCCGCATTGTCCTGCCGATCCTGATGCTGGGGCTGCTCTGCAGCCTGGTACTGCTGGTCAACTCTGAATTCGTGGTGCCCAAAAGCTACCAGCAGATGGAGCATATTGAAAAAGTGGTCATCAAGAAGCAGAGCGTCAACACCTTCTTCCGGCTCAACAATATCTGGTTCCGCTCCAACAACCTGATCCTGCAGGCCAAGGTATTTGAGCCGCTCACCCGCACCCTGAAAGGGGTGACCGTCTGGGAACTCTCGGCCGACATGCAGCCGGTCAGGCGCATGGATGCCGAACAGGCGCTATATGGCAGCGGTGGCTGGGAACTGCTACAGGTCCGTACCCGCAGCTTTGCCGGGCAGGGCGGGGTGGTGGCATCGGCACGGCTGAGCGTGCCGCTTACCCTCAAGGTGGATGATCTGCGGATTCTGGACAACAACGCCGACAACTTCAGCTTCCGCAAGCTGCGGGAGTATGCGGTCAGCCTTGAAAAAGGCGGCTACCCTGCCGGACGCTACCGTACCATGATGCATGCCAAGCTGGCCCTGCCGTTTGGCGCCTTTGTGATGGTGGTGTTGGGGATCCCCTTTGCCCTCAAGACCGGCCGCACCAGCGGGGTTGCCATGGGGATCGGGGCCGGGGTGGCGATCGGGTTCGCCTACTTCATCATCAATGCTGCTGTCCAGTCCTACGGCCGCAGCGGGGTGCTGCCCCCTTTTGTGGCTGCCTGGGGCGCCAACCTGATCTTTGTCCTCAGCGGCATCTGGCTTTCCATGACCGTCAAGCAGCAGTAA
- a CDS encoding thioredoxin fold domain-containing protein encodes MLRIVILLVFLAWASSASAATTAADNSWLKEIPLQDAIRVGTGATIVVEISDPDCRFSRRMARYWAMRKDVTRYIFLIALKNHPDAAQKAHYILSSPDRAAAYRQVFSGSLDFDEKLAARRYDDHGALKRHQAVAARLDVVGTPTYFLSGKRVNGAKVKELEQLLGGETIPFDVEGESPYSQ; translated from the coding sequence ATGTTGCGCATTGTTATCCTCTTGGTTTTTCTGGCCTGGGCTTCATCTGCGTCTGCAGCGACGACAGCTGCGGACAACAGCTGGCTCAAGGAAATTCCGCTTCAAGACGCGATCCGGGTCGGTACCGGCGCCACGATTGTGGTTGAAATATCCGACCCAGACTGCCGTTTCAGTCGCCGCATGGCCCGTTATTGGGCGATGCGGAAGGATGTGACCCGCTACATCTTCCTGATTGCCTTAAAGAACCACCCGGATGCGGCTCAAAAAGCTCACTACATCCTCAGCTCGCCGGACCGTGCAGCCGCCTACCGTCAGGTCTTTAGCGGCTCCCTTGATTTTGACGAAAAACTAGCGGCACGCCGCTATGATGACCATGGCGCCCTGAAGCGGCATCAGGCTGTAGCAGCCAGACTGGATGTTGTCGGCACACCGACATATTTTCTGTCTGGAAAACGTGTGAACGGTGCCAAGGTGAAGGAGCTTGAACAACTGCTGGGAGGGGAAACCATTCCATTCGATGTGGAAGGGGAGTCACCGTATTCTCAGTAA